Proteins co-encoded in one bacterium HR11 genomic window:
- the rsbU_3 gene encoding Phosphoserine phosphatase RsbU: MIRLLGTVLVLGVLLVLTVAYLRWRRRRLWWIHRQLRSAFVRSALIPLVLSVLMGLVLALLVLTILTLQTLRLYPERWLQAALQAGETCTVETPDTIRCGTCRLPPAADPDAYWTRPGRWWVEPTAFRRWRERCPGTPLPSETLLVGVETDDRRLRWGALTPAMWTTAIEQLGIPLQRVDFLRARLDPTAPGRRTDWSNPDFLLGLAWESHPVYAPSSSPGGPVLRIGAPYFWLPSRADVEAALARGQPVTLTGVAVEVAALGWIRAALHTSDVVTNILIKILLVSFLTLLVLTGLVTAGFLASGYWTARRIGRAVRQVEDAMRQVAAGRFPVRVPFYRADQLGQLARQVEQTSQALAFLMEEKLSKDRLDREVEVARTVQRRLFPAAVPTRPGLDIAVHLTPARRLSGDYYDFLVGSDALGVVVADVAGKGLPASLLVAYLHALLHSAHEALRRPDDIVPMFRRIHRLLVAHTDPNQYVTLFYVLLPDGADRIAYLGAGHPPGLYVAGDRVLWLDSTGPVLGALPESDWTVREVEWPPSALLVLYTDGLVEATDPSGQEYGRDRLARCVRDVAGRARTAQEVLTGILADLQAWQGGPELADDALVVVLRRPEAGGA; the protein is encoded by the coding sequence ATGATACGTCTCTTGGGCACGGTCCTCGTTTTAGGCGTTCTGCTGGTCTTGACGGTGGCCTACCTGCGGTGGCGACGACGGCGCCTGTGGTGGATCCACCGCCAGCTCCGGAGCGCCTTCGTCCGAAGCGCCCTGATCCCCCTGGTCCTGAGCGTCCTGATGGGCCTCGTGCTGGCCCTCTTGGTCTTGACGATTTTGACCCTCCAGACCCTCCGCCTGTATCCGGAACGGTGGCTTCAGGCGGCCCTCCAGGCCGGAGAGACCTGCACCGTCGAGACACCGGATACGATTCGTTGCGGGACTTGTCGTCTGCCTCCGGCGGCCGACCCAGACGCTTACTGGACCCGACCCGGCCGGTGGTGGGTCGAGCCGACGGCCTTCCGCCGATGGCGGGAACGCTGTCCCGGGACGCCGCTTCCATCGGAAACCCTCCTGGTAGGCGTCGAGACCGACGACCGCCGACTCCGATGGGGCGCCCTCACGCCGGCGATGTGGACGACGGCCATCGAACAGTTGGGTATTCCCCTCCAACGGGTCGACTTCTTACGGGCCCGACTCGACCCGACGGCCCCCGGGCGTCGAACCGACTGGTCCAACCCCGATTTTCTTCTCGGCCTGGCCTGGGAGTCGCATCCTGTTTATGCGCCGTCATCGTCGCCGGGGGGCCCCGTGTTGCGTATCGGTGCGCCCTATTTTTGGCTCCCCTCTCGGGCGGATGTGGAAGCGGCGCTGGCCCGGGGCCAGCCGGTGACCCTGACGGGGGTGGCGGTCGAGGTGGCCGCTCTGGGTTGGATACGGGCGGCCCTCCACACGTCGGACGTCGTGACTAACATTTTAATTAAAATTTTATTGGTATCTTTCTTGACCCTCCTGGTCCTGACGGGCCTCGTCACCGCCGGGTTCCTCGCCAGCGGTTACTGGACCGCCCGCCGCATCGGCCGAGCCGTCCGCCAGGTCGAGGACGCCATGCGGCAAGTCGCCGCCGGCCGGTTTCCCGTGCGCGTGCCCTTCTATCGGGCGGACCAGCTCGGCCAGCTCGCCCGGCAGGTCGAGCAGACCAGCCAGGCCCTGGCGTTCCTCATGGAAGAGAAGCTCTCCAAGGACCGCCTGGACCGGGAGGTCGAGGTCGCCCGGACCGTCCAGCGTCGCCTCTTCCCGGCGGCCGTCCCGACCCGGCCCGGTCTGGACATCGCCGTCCATCTGACGCCGGCCCGGCGGCTGTCGGGCGACTACTACGACTTTCTGGTCGGGTCGGACGCTCTCGGCGTGGTCGTCGCCGACGTGGCCGGGAAGGGTCTCCCGGCGAGTCTCCTGGTGGCGTACCTCCACGCCCTGCTCCACTCGGCCCACGAGGCCCTCCGGCGGCCGGACGACATCGTCCCGATGTTTCGGCGGATTCACCGGCTTCTGGTCGCCCATACGGACCCGAATCAGTACGTGACCCTCTTCTACGTCCTGTTGCCCGACGGGGCCGACCGGATCGCGTACCTGGGGGCCGGTCACCCGCCGGGCCTGTACGTCGCCGGAGACCGGGTCCTGTGGCTGGACTCGACGGGACCCGTGTTGGGGGCCTTACCGGAGAGCGACTGGACCGTCCGAGAAGTCGAGTGGCCGCCGTCGGCCCTTTTGGTCTTGTACACGGACGGCCTGGTGGAGGCGACCGACCCGTCGGGCCAAGAATACGGCCGGGACCGGCTGGCCCGATGCGTCCGGGACGTGGCCGGCCGGGCCCGCACGGCCCAGGAAGTCCTGACCGGCATCTTAGCCGACCTGCAAGCCTGGCAGGGCGGTCCAGAGCTGGCCGACGACGCCCTCGTCGTCGTCCTCCGCCGCCCGGAGGCCGGGGGCGCCTGA
- the yxlF_2 gene encoding putative ABC transporter ATP-binding protein YxlF, with protein MASAAPNGEAIVIEHFSKSYRMGFFLRRVPAVRDVTLTVRRGEIYGFLGPNGAGKTTTIKALVGLIRPDRGRLTVLGGSPADPAVRRRIGFMPENPYFYDYLTVWEFLDFHASLYGIPKAERRRRIEAYLERVKMTEHAKKRIRQLSRGMLQRIGLAQALIGDPEVLILDEPMSGLDPIGRWEMRELLRSLRGQKTIFFSSHILHDAEVLCDRVGVIFQGRIIAEGAVGELVGSSIEGYEVTLEGVPETAHLGPAQVLSRQDRQVYLWTQPADLSAVMDVAHTNGWRVVAVTPQKRSLEDLFMTLVQGK; from the coding sequence ATGGCATCGGCGGCCCCGAACGGCGAGGCGATCGTCATCGAGCACTTCTCGAAGAGCTACCGGATGGGGTTTTTCCTGCGGCGGGTCCCGGCCGTCCGGGACGTGACGCTCACGGTCCGGCGGGGGGAAATTTACGGCTTTCTGGGACCCAACGGAGCCGGGAAGACGACGACCATCAAGGCCCTCGTCGGCCTGATCCGACCGGACCGAGGCCGCCTCACGGTCCTGGGCGGTTCGCCGGCCGACCCCGCCGTCCGCCGGCGGATCGGCTTTATGCCTGAAAATCCCTACTTCTACGACTACCTGACGGTCTGGGAGTTCCTGGACTTCCACGCCTCGCTGTATGGAATCCCCAAGGCCGAGCGACGCCGCCGGATCGAGGCGTACCTCGAACGGGTCAAGATGACCGAACACGCCAAGAAGCGGATCCGCCAGCTCTCCCGCGGGATGCTCCAGCGCATCGGCCTCGCCCAGGCCCTCATCGGCGACCCGGAGGTCTTGATCCTGGACGAGCCCATGTCGGGCCTGGACCCTATCGGCCGATGGGAGATGCGGGAGCTCCTGCGGTCCCTGCGGGGCCAGAAGACGATCTTCTTCAGCTCCCACATCCTGCACGACGCCGAGGTCCTGTGCGACCGGGTTGGCGTCATCTTCCAGGGCCGGATCATCGCCGAGGGCGCCGTCGGGGAACTCGTCGGGTCCAGCATCGAGGGCTACGAGGTCACGCTGGAGGGCGTCCCCGAGACGGCTCACCTGGGGCCGGCCCAGGTCTTGTCCCGGCAGGACCGGCAAGTCTACCTGTGGACCCAGCCGGCCGACCTGTCAGCCGTCATGGACGTCGCCCACACGAACGGATGGCGGGTCGTCGCCGTCACGCCCCAGAAGCGGAGCCTGGAAGACCTCTTCATGACGTTGGTGCAGGGAAAATAG
- the ydjH gene encoding putative sugar kinase YdjH, with the protein MDPIPLVVVGTVAYDTIRTPMGEVREALGGSATYFSLAAALFTRVGLVAAVGEDFRDGDRQLLVERGVDVAGLQTYPGESFRWVGEYHGALDEAHTLETRLNVLTQFDPVLPPAYRTPEVLFLAAIDPELQLRVLDQLDRRPRLVACDTRDFWIEHTRPALLRVLERVDCVLINEGEARLLAGEHNVVKAAQAIRRWGTFDLIIKRGGYGALLFRDDSVFAIPAYPLEDVVDTTGAGDSFAGGFLGALLREPTRIRKALVLGNVVASFTVEDFSVRRLTALTWPEVWRRYLEFRDVVRLEDL; encoded by the coding sequence ATGGACCCCATCCCGTTGGTCGTCGTCGGGACGGTCGCCTACGACACGATTCGGACCCCGATGGGCGAAGTCCGTGAGGCCCTGGGCGGCTCGGCGACGTACTTCTCGCTGGCCGCCGCCCTGTTTACCCGTGTGGGCCTCGTCGCCGCCGTCGGCGAGGACTTCCGGGACGGGGACCGACAGCTCTTGGTCGAACGCGGCGTGGACGTCGCCGGCCTCCAGACCTATCCAGGCGAGTCCTTCCGGTGGGTCGGCGAGTACCACGGGGCCCTGGACGAGGCCCACACGCTGGAGACCCGGCTCAACGTCCTGACGCAGTTCGACCCCGTCCTCCCGCCGGCTTACCGAACCCCGGAGGTCCTGTTCCTGGCCGCCATCGACCCCGAGCTTCAGCTTCGGGTCCTGGACCAATTGGATCGACGGCCCCGCCTCGTGGCCTGTGATACCCGGGACTTCTGGATCGAGCACACCCGGCCGGCGCTCCTCCGGGTCTTGGAACGGGTCGACTGCGTCCTGATCAACGAGGGCGAGGCCCGTCTGCTGGCCGGGGAACACAACGTCGTGAAGGCCGCCCAGGCCATCCGGCGGTGGGGCACCTTCGACTTGATCATCAAGCGGGGCGGCTACGGAGCGCTCCTCTTTCGAGACGACAGCGTCTTTGCGATTCCGGCCTATCCCCTGGAGGACGTCGTCGACACGACGGGGGCCGGCGATTCGTTTGCCGGCGGCTTCCTGGGCGCCTTGCTCCGGGAGCCGACTCGCATCCGGAAGGCCCTCGTCTTGGGCAACGTCGTGGCCTCGTTCACGGTCGAGGACTTTTCGGTCCGCCGCCTGACGGCCCTGACGTGGCCCGAGGTCTGGCGACGCTACTTAGAGTTTCGGGACGTCGTCCGCCTGGAGGACTTGTGA